Proteins encoded in a region of the Photobacterium profundum SS9 genome:
- the clpA gene encoding ATP-dependent Clp protease ATP-binding subunit ClpA, which yields MLNKELEASLNGAFARAREKRHEFMTVEHLLLALLENAAAQEALLACRANLDVLRKELDSFIEQTTPLIPADDESRETQPTLSFQRVLQRAVFHVQSSGRSEVTGANVLVAIFSEQESHAAYLLKKSDISRLDVVNFISHGTVKDSDNDDLNGPEVGSEEPRAEQSSEDKLENFATNLNQLARAGGIDPLIGRDSELERTVQVLCRRRKNNPLLVGEAGVGKTAIAEGLAWRIVEGQVPDIIQNCVIYSLDIGSLLAGTKYRGDFEKRFKGILKQLEKEDHAVLFIDEIHTIIGAGAASGGQVDAANLIKPLLSNGKLRCMGSTTYQEYNNIFEKERALSRRFQKIDVIEPSLDDTTKILMGLKPKYEAHHEVRFTNKAIRAAVELSAKYINERHLPDKAIDVIDEAGARCRLAPASRRKKTVNVSDIESMIAKMARIPEKSVSSSDRDVLQKLDGKLKMLVFGQDDAIDVLTEAIKLSRAGLGAENKPVGSFLFAGPTGVGKTEVTVQLARTLGIELLRFDMSEYMERHTVSRLIGAPPGYVGYDQGGLLTDAVIKQPHSVVLLDEIEKAHPDVFNLLLQIMDNGTLTDNNGRKADFRNVIFVMTTNAGVAETVRKSIGLIQQDHSHDAMSEIKRIFTPEFRNRLDSIIWFNHLEKDVIHQVVDKFIVELQAQLDAKGVSMEVSDKARIWLAEKGYDKSMGARPMARLIQDRLKKPLANELLFGCLVNGGSVRVDYINNELDFQYNSNNELEAAH from the coding sequence ATGCTAAATAAAGAACTAGAAGCTAGCTTGAATGGTGCATTTGCACGAGCAAGAGAAAAACGTCATGAGTTTATGACTGTTGAGCATTTGCTTTTGGCTTTACTTGAGAATGCAGCTGCTCAGGAAGCTCTGCTTGCGTGTCGCGCAAATCTCGATGTATTGCGTAAAGAGCTCGACTCATTTATCGAGCAAACAACTCCTCTCATTCCTGCTGATGATGAGAGCCGCGAAACACAACCTACACTGAGCTTTCAGCGTGTACTTCAACGTGCCGTCTTTCATGTGCAATCTTCAGGTCGTAGTGAAGTAACGGGTGCTAACGTTCTTGTCGCTATTTTTAGTGAACAAGAATCCCATGCGGCATACCTTCTCAAGAAGAGTGATATTAGTCGTCTTGATGTGGTTAACTTTATTTCTCATGGCACTGTGAAAGACAGTGACAATGATGATTTAAATGGTCCTGAAGTTGGCAGTGAAGAACCAAGAGCTGAACAATCGTCTGAAGACAAGCTAGAGAATTTTGCAACGAACCTTAATCAGTTAGCCCGTGCTGGTGGTATTGATCCGCTTATCGGTCGTGACAGTGAGCTTGAGCGTACCGTTCAGGTGCTTTGTCGCCGAAGAAAGAATAACCCTTTACTGGTGGGTGAAGCTGGTGTGGGTAAAACCGCGATTGCTGAAGGGTTGGCATGGCGTATTGTTGAAGGTCAGGTGCCTGATATTATTCAAAACTGTGTGATTTATTCTTTAGATATCGGTTCTTTGCTTGCAGGTACTAAATATCGTGGTGATTTCGAAAAACGTTTCAAAGGTATTTTGAAGCAGCTTGAGAAAGAAGATCATGCTGTATTGTTCATTGATGAGATTCACACCATTATTGGTGCGGGTGCCGCATCTGGTGGACAAGTCGATGCTGCGAACCTTATCAAGCCATTGCTGAGCAATGGTAAGTTACGTTGTATGGGGTCAACGACGTATCAGGAATACAACAATATTTTTGAGAAGGAACGTGCATTATCACGTCGTTTCCAAAAAATTGATGTCATTGAGCCTTCGCTTGATGATACGACGAAGATTTTGATGGGACTGAAGCCTAAGTATGAAGCGCACCACGAAGTTCGTTTTACCAATAAAGCGATTCGTGCAGCGGTAGAGCTATCAGCGAAATACATTAATGAGCGTCATCTGCCTGATAAGGCCATCGATGTTATTGATGAAGCGGGTGCTCGTTGTCGTTTAGCACCAGCAAGCCGTCGCAAGAAAACCGTTAATGTGAGCGATATTGAATCGATGATTGCCAAAATGGCACGTATTCCAGAGAAATCTGTGTCTTCAAGTGATCGTGATGTACTTCAGAAGCTAGACGGCAAACTGAAGATGCTAGTATTCGGTCAAGATGATGCAATTGATGTACTGACAGAAGCGATCAAACTGAGCCGTGCAGGGTTGGGTGCAGAAAATAAACCTGTTGGTTCTTTCTTGTTTGCTGGTCCTACTGGTGTGGGTAAAACAGAGGTCACTGTTCAGTTGGCACGTACCTTGGGTATCGAACTTCTCCGTTTTGATATGTCAGAGTACATGGAGCGCCATACTGTGAGCCGCTTGATCGGTGCGCCTCCTGGTTATGTGGGTTATGACCAAGGTGGTCTGTTAACCGATGCGGTAATCAAACAGCCACACTCAGTGGTATTGTTAGATGAAATTGAAAAAGCGCACCCAGATGTCTTTAATTTGCTTCTGCAGATTATGGATAACGGTACGCTAACAGATAACAATGGCCGTAAGGCTGATTTCCGTAATGTTATTTTTGTTATGACAACCAATGCGGGCGTAGCAGAAACGGTACGAAAGTCGATTGGCTTGATTCAGCAAGATCATAGTCATGATGCAATGTCGGAAATTAAGCGTATATTCACACCTGAATTCCGTAACCGTTTAGACAGTATCATTTGGTTTAATCATCTTGAAAAAGATGTTATCCATCAAGTGGTTGATAAGTTCATCGTTGAGTTGCAAGCACAACTTGATGCGAAGGGCGTATCAATGGAAGTGTCTGATAAGGCACGTATTTGGTTAGCTGAAAAAGGCTACGATAAATCGATGGGTGCGCGTCCGATGGCGCGTTTGATCCAAGACCGTTTGAAAAAACCATTAGCGAATGAATTATTGTTTGGCTGTTTAGTTAACGGTGGTTCGGTACGTGTTGATTACATTAACAATGAATTGGATTTCCAATACAACAGCAACAATGAATTGGAAGCTGCACACTAA
- the infA gene encoding translation initiation factor IF-1: MAKEDVIEMQGTVQDTLPNTMFRVELENGHVVTAHISGKMRKNYIRILTGDKVTVELTPYDLSKGRIVFRAR; the protein is encoded by the coding sequence ATGGCAAAAGAAGACGTAATTGAAATGCAAGGTACTGTACAAGATACACTACCTAACACGATGTTCCGCGTTGAACTAGAAAACGGTCACGTTGTTACCGCTCATATCTCTGGTAAAATGCGTAAGAACTACATCCGTATTCTAACTGGTGATAAAGTTACCGTGGAACTGACTCCATACGACCTTTCTAAAGGCCGCATCGTCTTCCGCGCACGTTAA
- a CDS encoding arginyltransferase, whose translation MNNLSLRIGLTPNSDCNYLPNEQEQLGVVMDEHWLSPVGYNILLSSGYRRSGRAIYKPMCELCSACTPLRVDCPNFVASKSQKRQLNQMKKFRWEFKAKLDEEWFPLYERYIRLRHSTGSMYPANKEQFFEFCTAEWMDTLFLHVYDDDKLIAIAVTDVFENALSAVYSFFEPDSTLSLGTLCVLYQIQYSQQTGRKWLYPGYQIDDCKAMNYKVRFQPHQKLILGDWQ comes from the coding sequence ATGAATAACCTTTCTTTACGCATCGGCCTCACACCAAACTCCGACTGTAACTACCTACCTAACGAGCAAGAGCAGCTCGGGGTGGTCATGGATGAACATTGGCTATCACCTGTAGGCTATAACATATTACTCTCGTCAGGCTATCGTCGCAGTGGCAGAGCTATCTATAAGCCAATGTGTGAACTTTGTAGCGCATGCACCCCTCTGCGTGTCGATTGCCCTAACTTTGTCGCCTCTAAGAGCCAAAAGCGCCAGCTAAATCAAATGAAAAAATTCCGCTGGGAGTTTAAAGCTAAACTCGATGAAGAGTGGTTTCCACTGTATGAAAGATATATCCGTTTACGCCATTCTACAGGTTCAATGTATCCTGCGAATAAAGAGCAATTCTTTGAATTTTGCACCGCAGAGTGGATGGATACTTTGTTTTTGCATGTCTACGATGATGATAAGCTTATTGCCATCGCTGTCACCGACGTATTTGAAAACGCCCTAAGTGCTGTATATAGCTTTTTTGAACCCGATTCCACGTTATCTTTAGGTACTCTGTGCGTGCTTTATCAAATTCAATATAGTCAGCAGACAGGTCGAAAATGGCTTTATCCGGGTTATCAAATTGATGACTGTAAAGCGATGAATTACAAAGTCAGATTCCAACCACACCAGAAGCTAATACTGGGCGACTGGCAATAA
- the aat gene encoding leucyl/phenylalanyl-tRNA--protein transferase: protein MAIYLPELDPENTLFPKPETALDEPNGLLAFGGDLQPARLLAAYRQGIFPWYSNGEPILWWSPAPRAIFLPNEFKPSKSLRKFYRKSGYQITLNNACHDVIRQCANCRSPEETWITEDMIQAYQTMHNLGHCHSVEVWHQDKLVGGFYGLQIGSVFCGESMFSLADNASKIALWFFCRHFSNQGGTLIDCQVMNNHLESLGALEIPRAPFMQQLHQQRAAIIKPNSFVPQTLKIPIE from the coding sequence ATGGCAATTTACCTACCGGAACTTGATCCGGAAAATACTCTTTTCCCGAAACCTGAAACCGCACTTGATGAACCCAATGGCTTACTTGCTTTTGGAGGCGATCTTCAGCCTGCACGTTTGCTTGCGGCTTACCGCCAAGGTATTTTTCCTTGGTACTCTAATGGTGAGCCTATTTTATGGTGGAGCCCTGCCCCACGAGCCATCTTTTTGCCTAACGAATTTAAGCCCAGTAAGAGCTTACGAAAGTTCTATCGTAAATCAGGATATCAAATCACACTGAATAATGCCTGTCATGACGTTATTCGCCAATGTGCAAATTGTCGAAGCCCTGAAGAAACATGGATCACCGAAGATATGATCCAAGCTTATCAAACGATGCACAATCTTGGACATTGCCATTCGGTAGAAGTTTGGCATCAAGATAAACTCGTTGGCGGATTTTATGGTTTACAAATCGGTTCAGTGTTTTGTGGTGAATCAATGTTTTCATTAGCCGATAACGCATCAAAAATTGCGCTATGGTTTTTTTGCCGCCATTTTTCAAATCAAGGTGGCACCCTCATTGATTGCCAAGTGATGAACAATCATTTGGAGTCACTTGGCGCACTAGAAATTCCACGAGCACCGTTTATGCAACAGCTTCATCAGCAAAGAGCTGCCATAATTAAACCAAATAGTTTTGTTCCTCAAACGCTCAAAATACCCATTGAATAA
- a CDS encoding glycine zipper 2TM domain-containing protein produces the protein MRKFLLLLLMLPLIITAAPYNRNEARPVNDVVFGQIESVRYITQQEVINSQRNGWETLLGGVVGGLIGNQFGGGTGREVATAVGAVAGAGIAHNRQQGQTVIEYRLVEVLIKTDQGKLIDVIQDVDQTSVFNRGDNVRILYFNDGVRVDKEF, from the coding sequence ATGAGAAAATTTTTATTGTTACTGTTAATGCTTCCTTTGATCATAACAGCGGCACCGTATAATCGAAATGAAGCGCGACCAGTAAATGACGTTGTTTTTGGCCAGATTGAATCTGTTCGTTATATCACCCAACAAGAAGTGATTAATTCACAACGAAACGGCTGGGAAACATTGTTAGGTGGTGTGGTGGGTGGCTTGATTGGTAATCAATTTGGTGGTGGTACTGGTCGAGAAGTCGCTACCGCGGTAGGTGCTGTTGCGGGGGCCGGTATTGCTCATAATCGCCAGCAAGGACAAACCGTTATTGAATATCGTTTAGTTGAAGTATTGATTAAAACCGATCAAGGTAAGCTCATTGATGTTATTCAAGATGTTGATCAAACCTCAGTGTTTAATCGAGGTGACAATGTACGTATTCTTTACTTCAATGATGGCGTAAGGGTTGATAAAGAATTTTAA
- the cydC gene encoding heme ABC transporter ATP-binding protein/permease CydC produces the protein MRDLVPYLKLYRKHWFGLTVGMILGLLTLLAGLSLLTLSGWFISASAVAGLTIARQTFNYMLPGAGVRGFSMARTAGRWGERVVSHDATFKLLADLRLFFFKKLTPLIPGRQTNLRDADLLNRLVADVDAMDHVYLRLVSPLVIGVIGLLAVTGFLAWFDLTIGLTLGAVLLSLMLALPVIFYRLGKSNGEELTYAKANYRVKLLDWLQGHAELLLFNAEDRYRKEAESEQEKLLAAQRKMASLTGFANAILMAATGWTLVLILWISADGVGGAMPDPFIAMVAFATMASFEMMMPVAGAFQYLGQTLTSARRLNEIIEATPDTQFDPNGHQAVVHGDISIDNISYTYHDSEQPVVSNVSIKLKKGEKLALLGRTGCGKSTLLQLITRNWDPQQGQISIDGVALPSWHETSLRTAITVVSQRVDVFNGSLRENLVLAKPEGTDEEFKASLVRVGLETLLEDKGLDTWLGEGGRQISGGERRRLGIARALLHNAPILLLDEPTEGLDRRTEQQILSLLLEHAKDKTVLFITHRLVGLEQMDHICLMDEGEIIERGQHQELIAAGGRYTELCNRI, from the coding sequence ATGCGTGATTTAGTCCCTTACCTAAAGCTTTACCGTAAGCACTGGTTTGGCTTAACTGTAGGTATGATACTCGGCTTACTGACTTTACTTGCAGGGCTTAGCCTTCTCACCTTATCGGGTTGGTTTATCTCTGCATCTGCTGTTGCTGGCTTAACCATTGCCCGACAAACATTTAATTATATGTTACCCGGAGCCGGTGTTCGTGGCTTCTCGATGGCAAGAACCGCTGGTCGCTGGGGGGAAAGAGTTGTTAGTCATGATGCAACCTTCAAACTGCTTGCCGATCTACGTTTATTCTTTTTTAAAAAACTAACGCCATTAATTCCTGGTCGTCAGACGAATCTGCGTGATGCTGATTTGCTCAACCGCCTTGTGGCTGATGTTGACGCAATGGATCATGTCTATCTGCGTCTTGTTAGCCCTCTTGTTATTGGTGTTATAGGGTTATTAGCTGTAACCGGCTTTCTTGCTTGGTTTGACTTAACTATTGGTTTAACGCTGGGTGCCGTTCTTTTATCGCTCATGCTAGCGCTACCCGTTATTTTTTACCGCTTAGGAAAGTCTAACGGTGAAGAACTGACTTATGCCAAAGCCAATTACCGAGTGAAGCTGCTTGACTGGTTGCAAGGCCATGCCGAGTTACTTCTGTTCAATGCAGAAGACCGTTACCGTAAAGAGGCAGAAAGCGAGCAAGAAAAATTACTCGCTGCACAACGCAAAATGGCAAGCCTAACAGGATTCGCTAATGCAATACTGATGGCAGCGACAGGGTGGACACTCGTGCTCATTCTGTGGATTTCCGCAGATGGCGTGGGCGGAGCAATGCCTGATCCTTTCATTGCAATGGTTGCATTCGCGACAATGGCAAGCTTTGAAATGATGATGCCTGTCGCGGGTGCTTTTCAATACTTGGGGCAAACGTTGACATCGGCACGCCGTTTGAATGAAATTATTGAAGCAACGCCTGATACACAATTTGATCCTAACGGGCATCAAGCTGTCGTTCACGGTGATATCAGTATTGATAATATCAGTTACACCTATCACGATAGTGAACAGCCTGTTGTCAGTAATGTTTCTATCAAGCTTAAAAAAGGTGAAAAGCTGGCATTGCTTGGGCGTACTGGTTGCGGTAAATCAACCTTGCTTCAGCTAATTACCCGTAATTGGGATCCACAGCAAGGGCAAATCAGCATTGATGGCGTTGCTTTACCGTCATGGCATGAAACGTCGCTTCGTACAGCGATTACCGTCGTTAGCCAGCGTGTTGATGTGTTTAACGGCTCATTACGTGAAAACCTTGTTTTGGCGAAACCTGAAGGCACAGATGAAGAGTTCAAAGCATCACTCGTACGTGTTGGGCTAGAAACCTTGCTTGAAGATAAAGGATTAGATACTTGGTTAGGTGAAGGTGGTCGCCAGATCTCTGGTGGTGAACGCCGTCGCTTAGGGATTGCACGGGCACTGCTTCATAACGCCCCTATCCTTCTACTGGATGAACCAACAGAAGGTCTTGATCGCCGTACCGAACAACAGATTCTAAGCCTGTTACTAGAGCATGCGAAAGATAAAACCGTCTTATTCATTACCCACCGCTTAGTCGGTCTAGAACAAATGGATCATATTTGCTTAATGGATGAAGGTGAAATCATCGAACGCGGTCAACACCAAGAGCTGATCGCCGCGGGTGGTCGATACACTGAATTGTGTAACCGTATCTAG
- the cydD gene encoding heme ABC transporter permease/ATP-binding protein CydD codes for MDKQIQKNLTKWLKEQSKLAKRWLMLTIGLGFLSGLLLVGQAALLANILHELIMEHTDKSELINQFIGLIVVVAFRAACSWGREITGYRCGEQIRLHIRQLILDRLHNLGPAYIKGKPAGVWASLVLEQVEEMQDFFARYLPQMSIAVLVPVIILVTVFPLNWAAGLIFLITAPLVPIFMALVGLGAADANRRNFKALQRLSGHFYDRLQGLSTLRLFNRAEAEAENLHAASTVLRKRTMEVLRLAFLSSAVLEFFSAISVAIVAVYFGFAFIGELNFGHYGIPISLFTGLFILVLAPEFYQPLRDLGTFYHAKAQAIGAAESIVEFLNAEADEMTTGDTNLPSPETIELHATDLEVLSPEGKILAGPLSFSIHSQEQVALVGPSGAGKTSLLNALLGFLPYRGSLKINGIELNELDHSQWRQAISWVGQNPLLVHGTIHDNITLGNPLATEQHIAQVAKQAYASEFIDRLEKGYQHRVGDRSGGLSVGQAQRLAVARAMLQNGSFWLLDEPTASLDANSEKLVLDSLAQAVKGQTTLMVSHRLDQLSAIDRVLVLDNGKLVQNGHFDQISHEGLLADMLAHTDKRDLDA; via the coding sequence ATGGATAAACAAATACAGAAAAATTTAACCAAATGGTTAAAAGAACAAAGCAAACTGGCAAAACGCTGGTTAATGCTCACTATTGGGCTGGGTTTCCTTTCTGGATTACTGCTCGTCGGACAAGCAGCACTTCTTGCGAATATTCTTCATGAACTGATCATGGAACATACCGACAAATCTGAGCTTATTAATCAGTTTATTGGTTTGATCGTTGTAGTTGCCTTTCGTGCTGCATGTAGTTGGGGGCGTGAAATAACAGGATACCGCTGTGGCGAACAAATTCGCTTGCACATTCGTCAACTTATACTGGATCGCCTCCATAATTTAGGCCCGGCCTATATCAAAGGGAAACCTGCGGGTGTCTGGGCAAGCCTTGTGCTTGAGCAAGTAGAAGAGATGCAAGATTTCTTTGCTCGCTACCTGCCTCAGATGTCGATTGCAGTTTTAGTCCCCGTTATTATTTTAGTCACGGTTTTCCCTCTCAATTGGGCTGCAGGGTTAATCTTTTTAATTACAGCACCGCTTGTACCTATCTTCATGGCGCTTGTTGGCTTAGGTGCTGCTGATGCTAACCGTCGTAACTTTAAAGCGCTCCAGCGTCTTTCTGGGCACTTTTACGACCGTTTACAAGGCTTATCAACATTACGTTTATTTAATCGTGCAGAAGCGGAAGCTGAAAACCTGCATGCTGCATCAACCGTGTTACGCAAACGCACAATGGAAGTGTTGCGCCTTGCCTTCTTATCCTCTGCGGTTTTAGAGTTCTTCTCTGCTATTTCAGTGGCTATTGTTGCGGTGTATTTTGGTTTTGCTTTCATTGGCGAATTAAACTTCGGACATTACGGTATCCCGATTAGCTTATTCACTGGCTTATTTATCTTGGTACTTGCTCCCGAGTTTTATCAACCTCTGCGTGATTTAGGTACGTTCTACCATGCTAAAGCTCAAGCTATCGGCGCGGCAGAATCGATAGTTGAATTCCTAAATGCAGAAGCAGATGAGATGACCACGGGCGATACAAACTTACCGTCACCTGAAACGATAGAGCTGCATGCTACTGACTTAGAGGTGCTCAGTCCGGAAGGAAAAATCTTAGCAGGCCCACTCAGTTTTTCTATTCATTCACAAGAACAAGTTGCGCTTGTCGGCCCTAGTGGCGCAGGCAAAACTAGCCTATTGAACGCCCTACTCGGTTTCTTACCTTATCGTGGTAGTTTGAAAATTAATGGCATTGAACTGAATGAATTGGATCACAGCCAATGGCGTCAAGCGATTAGCTGGGTTGGGCAGAATCCTTTATTGGTTCACGGCACAATTCACGACAACATTACGCTAGGTAACCCATTAGCAACTGAACAACATATTGCTCAAGTGGCGAAACAAGCTTATGCGAGTGAGTTTATTGACCGGCTAGAAAAAGGCTACCAGCATCGTGTGGGTGATCGCTCTGGTGGGTTATCGGTTGGCCAGGCTCAGCGATTAGCGGTTGCACGTGCCATGCTACAAAACGGTTCTTTTTGGTTACTGGATGAACCCACTGCAAGCCTTGATGCAAACAGTGAAAAGTTGGTACTTGATAGCTTGGCGCAAGCCGTTAAGGGTCAAACAACGTTGATGGTCAGTCACCGTTTAGATCAACTATCAGCTATCGACCGTGTACTTGTCTTAGACAATGGCAAGCTGGTTCAAAATGGTCATTTCGATCAAATTAGTCATGAAGGCCTTCTCGCTGACATGTTGGCACATACTGATAAGAGGGATCTCGATGCGTGA
- the trxB gene encoding thioredoxin-disulfide reductase: MSNVRHCNLLILGSGPAGYTAAVYAARANLNPVMITGMQQGGQLTTTTEVENWPGDAEGLTGPALMDRMKEHAEKFETEIIFDHINETDFSQSPFRLKGDNAEYTCDALIISTGASAKYLGLESEEAFKGRGVSACATCDGFFYRNQKVAVVGGGNTAVEEALYLSNIASEVHIIHRRDTFRSEKILIKRLMDKVENGNIVLHTDRTLEEVLGDEMGVTGVRIKDTQSNATEDLEVMGAFIAIGHQPNTAIFEGQLEMANGYISVQSGTQGNATQTSVEGVFAAGDVMDHTYRQAITSAGTGCMAALDAERYLDALEQQK, translated from the coding sequence ATGAGTAACGTAAGACATTGTAATCTACTCATCCTTGGTTCTGGCCCTGCTGGTTACACAGCGGCGGTTTATGCAGCACGTGCAAACCTCAATCCAGTTATGATCACAGGCATGCAGCAAGGTGGACAGCTAACGACTACCACAGAAGTTGAAAACTGGCCGGGTGATGCGGAAGGCTTAACAGGTCCGGCATTAATGGATCGCATGAAAGAGCATGCTGAAAAATTTGAAACAGAAATCATCTTTGATCACATCAATGAAACTGATTTCAGCCAGAGTCCTTTTCGTTTAAAAGGTGATAATGCCGAATACACATGTGATGCGTTAATCATCTCTACAGGTGCATCTGCGAAATATTTAGGTTTGGAATCTGAAGAAGCGTTCAAAGGTCGTGGCGTCTCTGCATGTGCAACATGTGATGGATTCTTCTACCGTAACCAAAAAGTGGCTGTCGTTGGTGGTGGTAATACTGCTGTTGAAGAAGCGCTTTACTTATCGAATATCGCCTCTGAAGTTCACATAATCCACCGTCGTGATACGTTCCGTTCAGAAAAAATTCTGATTAAGCGTCTTATGGATAAAGTTGAAAACGGCAACATCGTACTTCACACCGATCGTACTCTAGAAGAAGTACTGGGTGATGAAATGGGTGTTACTGGTGTACGTATTAAAGATACTCAGTCTAATGCGACAGAAGATTTAGAGGTAATGGGTGCTTTCATTGCGATTGGGCATCAACCAAACACTGCCATTTTTGAAGGTCAGTTAGAGATGGCAAATGGCTATATCAGTGTGCAATCTGGCACACAAGGTAATGCCACTCAAACCAGCGTAGAAGGTGTTTTTGCCGCTGGTGATGTTATGGACCACACATACCGCCAAGCAATCACCTCTGCGGGTACAGGTTGTATGGCCGCACTAGATGCCGAACGTTACTTAGACGCGCTAGAACAACAAAAATAA
- the ald gene encoding alanine dehydrogenase, whose translation MIIGVPKEIKNHEYRVGLIPASVRELISFGHQVVIETNAGAGIGLTDADYQAAGASIISNAKEVFTRSEMIIKVKEPQAVERTMLHEGQILFTYLHLAPDFPQTEDLIKSKAICIAYETVTDNKGTLPLLAPMSEVAGRMSIQAGAQTLENSRGGRGLLLSGVPGVEPAKVVILGGGVVGSNAARMAVGMRADVTILDKNIDTLRALDAEFQGKAKVIYSTKEAIDRLVVQADLIIGAILIPGAAAPKLITAAHLKMMKPGSALVDVAIDQGGCFETSHPTTHADPTFIIDDIVHYCVANMPGAVARTSTFALNNATLPYIINLANKGYKKALQDDEGFLKGLNIMHGKVTSKEIADTFNLHYTDPVTAISMH comes from the coding sequence ATGATCATTGGTGTACCAAAAGAAATCAAAAATCACGAGTACCGTGTTGGTCTGATTCCAGCTAGCGTTCGCGAACTTATCTCGTTCGGCCACCAAGTCGTCATAGAAACCAATGCTGGAGCTGGTATTGGTCTCACAGATGCTGACTATCAAGCTGCAGGAGCTTCCATTATTTCTAACGCTAAAGAAGTTTTTACCAGATCAGAGATGATTATTAAAGTAAAAGAGCCTCAAGCAGTAGAAAGAACTATGTTACACGAAGGACAGATTTTATTCACCTACCTTCATCTCGCACCAGATTTCCCACAAACAGAAGACCTGATAAAAAGTAAAGCTATCTGCATAGCTTATGAGACCGTAACAGATAATAAGGGTACATTACCACTACTAGCACCAATGTCGGAGGTCGCTGGACGCATGTCTATTCAAGCTGGAGCCCAAACATTAGAGAACTCACGCGGTGGACGTGGGTTGCTATTAAGTGGTGTTCCGGGGGTCGAGCCTGCAAAAGTCGTTATTTTAGGTGGCGGTGTTGTAGGGTCAAATGCAGCACGAATGGCTGTAGGTATGAGAGCTGACGTGACAATACTCGATAAGAATATTGATACGTTACGCGCATTAGATGCTGAATTTCAAGGTAAAGCAAAAGTCATTTATTCTACAAAAGAAGCCATTGATAGGTTAGTTGTACAAGCCGATTTGATTATTGGTGCTATTTTGATCCCTGGTGCAGCAGCGCCAAAATTAATTACTGCCGCTCACCTTAAAATGATGAAACCAGGGTCTGCGCTGGTTGATGTCGCGATTGATCAAGGGGGGTGCTTTGAAACCTCTCATCCTACAACACACGCTGATCCAACCTTTATAATCGATGACATTGTCCATTACTGTGTTGCTAATATGCCGGGCGCTGTTGCTCGAACATCGACTTTTGCTTTAAACAATGCCACCTTGCCTTATATCATCAACCTTGCCAACAAAGGATACAAGAAAGCACTTCAAGATGATGAAGGTTTCTTGAAAGGTCTGAATATTATGCATGGCAAAGTCACGAGTAAAGAAATTGCAGACACGTTCAATCTCCATTATACCGATCCCGTAACAGCCATTAGTATGCACTGA
- the lrp gene encoding leucine-responsive transcriptional regulator Lrp, whose translation MVDTKKKPSKELDRIDRNILNELQKDGRISNVELSKRVGLSPTPCLERVRRLERQGYISGYTALLNPQFLDASLLVFVEITLNRGAPDVFEQFNKSVQELEDIQECHLVSGDFDYLLKTRVCDMSAYRKLLGETLLRLPGVNDTRTYVVMEEVKQTNNLVIKTR comes from the coding sequence ATGGTAGATACCAAAAAGAAACCATCCAAGGAATTGGATCGCATTGACCGCAACATATTGAACGAACTACAAAAAGATGGCCGCATTTCAAATGTTGAGTTGTCTAAGCGTGTAGGGCTTTCTCCAACACCATGTCTTGAGCGTGTGCGTCGACTAGAACGACAAGGTTACATCAGCGGTTATACAGCGTTGCTGAATCCTCAATTTCTAGATGCATCTCTACTTGTATTTGTTGAAATCACATTAAATCGTGGCGCACCTGATGTTTTTGAACAATTTAATAAATCAGTTCAAGAACTTGAAGACATTCAAGAGTGTCATCTAGTTTCAGGTGATTTTGATTATCTGTTGAAGACACGTGTATGTGATATGTCTGCTTACCGTAAACTGTTGGGCGAAACCTTACTTCGTCTGCCAGGTGTAAACGACACGCGTACTTATGTTGTGATGGAAGAAGTTAAGCAAACCAATAATTTGGTTATCAAAACTCGCTAA